One segment of Variovorax sp. PAMC28562 DNA contains the following:
- a CDS encoding aldo/keto reductase encodes MKNIPFEKVRLGQSDLRVTPICLGTMTFGEQVDEPTSHAVLSRSLERGIDFIDTAEMYSVPTRQETYSVTESIIGRWFAANPGARQKLTLATKVAGPSRGMPWVREGTGMAAADIVASCNASLKRMQTDVIDLYQIHWPERNTPLFGQIYFDPTKERTQTSIHEQLEALGGLVKEGKVRYIGLSNETPYGVHEFVRLAEQHSLPRIATVQNVYSLISRALENGLDETMHRLDVSLLAYSPLAFGLLTGKYDESGTEGPDAPKGRISGYESVRKQRWGRPDALRASRAYNRLARDNGMTPTQLALAFCYTKWQVASTIIGVTTVAQLEEDLDAWGTTLSPEVLAEIDKIRWDIRDPAM; translated from the coding sequence ATGAAAAACATCCCATTCGAAAAAGTCAGGCTGGGCCAGAGCGATCTGCGCGTCACGCCGATTTGCCTCGGCACCATGACCTTCGGTGAGCAGGTCGACGAGCCCACTTCGCATGCCGTGCTGAGCCGTTCGCTCGAACGTGGCATCGATTTCATCGATACCGCCGAAATGTATTCGGTGCCGACGCGGCAAGAGACCTACAGCGTGACCGAAAGCATCATCGGTCGCTGGTTTGCTGCCAACCCCGGCGCGCGGCAAAAGCTGACGCTGGCGACCAAGGTGGCCGGCCCGTCGCGCGGCATGCCGTGGGTGCGCGAAGGCACCGGCATGGCGGCGGCCGACATCGTGGCGTCGTGCAATGCCAGCCTGAAGCGCATGCAGACCGACGTGATCGATCTCTATCAAATCCACTGGCCCGAGCGCAACACGCCGTTGTTCGGACAGATCTATTTCGACCCGACCAAGGAGCGTACGCAGACTTCGATTCACGAGCAGCTCGAAGCGCTTGGCGGTCTCGTGAAGGAGGGCAAGGTCCGCTACATCGGTCTGTCGAACGAGACGCCGTACGGCGTGCACGAATTTGTCCGTCTCGCCGAGCAGCATTCGCTGCCGCGCATCGCGACGGTGCAGAACGTGTACAGCCTGATCAGCCGCGCACTGGAGAACGGGCTGGACGAAACCATGCATCGGCTGGACGTGTCGTTGCTGGCCTATTCGCCGCTGGCTTTCGGCCTGTTGACCGGCAAGTACGACGAGAGCGGCACTGAAGGCCCCGATGCACCCAAGGGGCGCATCTCGGGCTACGAGTCCGTACGCAAGCAACGCTGGGGGCGCCCAGATGCATTGCGCGCCTCGCGTGCCTACAACCGCCTCGCACGCGACAACGGCATGACGCCGACGCAGCTGGCGCTCGCCTTCTGCTACACCAAATGGCAGGTTGCCAGCACCATCATCGGCGTGACGACGGTGGCGCAACTCGAAGAAGACCTGGATGCGTGGGGCACCACGTTGTCGCCCGAGGTGCTGGCCGAGATCGACAAGATTCGCTGGGATATTCGCGACCCGGCGATGTGA
- a CDS encoding pyrimidine/purine nucleoside phosphorylase, with translation MTTETFADVTVTTKANVYFDGKCVSHGFTQADGTKKSIGVILPSTLTFSTGAPEIMEGVSGTCEYQLAGTTEWKKSGAGEKFSVPGNASFQIRVIGEPYSYICHFG, from the coding sequence ATGACCACTGAAACCTTCGCAGACGTGACCGTCACCACCAAGGCCAACGTCTACTTCGACGGCAAATGCGTGAGCCACGGCTTCACCCAAGCCGACGGCACCAAGAAGTCGATCGGCGTAATCCTGCCGTCGACCCTCACCTTCAGCACCGGCGCGCCGGAGATCATGGAGGGGGTGAGCGGCACTTGCGAATACCAGCTGGCCGGCACGACCGAGTGGAAGAAATCGGGCGCCGGCGAAAAATTCAGCGTGCCCGGCAATGCGTCGTTCCAGATCCGCGTGATCGGCGAGCCGTACAGCTACATCTGCCACTTCGGCTGA
- a CDS encoding glycine-rich domain-containing protein — MRAERPGRVASTLVPKAVVDLLHPNFRHRITGLMWARRGLWVIAVLSLFVLNRQFGTLIAVVMLCLLLAQALKARETSLRRQFVREAELPRFLVGKLIQAYPSMGQRDAELVLRGLRQFFMAHLRSDRKFVAMPSKLVDAAWHEFILHTQGYQRWCEAAFGGMLHHSPAEVLGRDARRNDGLRRSWYWACKEESIDPRKPSRLPLLFALDAKYGVAGGFTYVPDCKATARHDGSTTQCGSDFSSSDSGSGDAGGFGGSESTSSGSGDGGSSSDGGSSGDSGSGCGGGCGGGGGD, encoded by the coding sequence ATGCGTGCAGAGCGACCAGGGCGCGTCGCATCGACGCTCGTTCCCAAGGCGGTCGTCGACCTGCTGCACCCGAATTTTCGGCACCGCATCACTGGCTTGATGTGGGCGCGCCGCGGCTTGTGGGTGATCGCGGTGCTGTCGCTTTTTGTGCTGAATCGTCAATTCGGCACGCTCATCGCCGTGGTCATGTTGTGCCTGCTGCTGGCACAGGCGCTCAAGGCGCGGGAAACCAGCTTGCGCCGCCAGTTCGTGCGTGAAGCGGAGTTGCCGCGGTTCCTGGTGGGCAAGCTCATCCAGGCTTATCCATCGATGGGCCAAAGGGATGCCGAGCTGGTGCTGCGCGGCCTGCGCCAGTTCTTCATGGCGCACCTGCGCAGCGACAGAAAGTTCGTCGCGATGCCATCGAAGCTGGTCGATGCGGCGTGGCACGAGTTCATCCTGCACACGCAGGGCTACCAGCGCTGGTGCGAGGCGGCGTTCGGCGGCATGCTGCATCACAGTCCGGCCGAAGTGCTGGGTCGCGACGCGCGCCGCAACGACGGGCTGCGCCGCAGCTGGTACTGGGCCTGCAAGGAAGAGAGCATCGACCCGCGCAAGCCGAGCCGGTTACCGCTGCTCTTCGCGCTCGACGCCAAGTACGGCGTGGCCGGCGGCTTCACCTACGTGCCCGACTGCAAGGCGACGGCACGCCATGACGGTTCGACTACTCAATGCGGTAGCGACTTCAGCAGCTCCGACAGCGGCTCGGGTGATGCCGGTGGCTTCGGCGGCAGCGAGTCGACGAGCAGTGGCAGCGGCGATGGCGGCTCGTCGAGCGACGGAGGCTCGTCCGGAGACAGCGGATCGGGCTGCGGCGGCGGGTGCGGTGGAGGCGGCGGCGACTGA
- a CDS encoding DUF1800 family protein, translating to MRELQCLEAPFEAKSGPSQSIHQGTVTPAPPASPIDEIKDIAAIAALSAGAAALLTACGGGGGGGGGGGSFAGLAAPSTTTKTADAAQPTMGVTIPDSPIVAGAATTTYTTPANNKDAARFLSQASPGATKAQITAMQAMSYSAWIDAQFALPRSQTNVDWLSSQGYGSTAYLGHADGLDNTVWRKFISSPDLLRQRITLALCEIFVVSIDGLNAYYPQFSVGYFLDVLEGNAFGNYRTLLYDVSRSAAMGTYLTYVGNQLGDPATGSEPDENYAREIMQLFTIGLYKLNNDGTQVLVNGAPVETYSQADVSGLARVFTGWFNDTSSGTETPVAFTRPMVQVNSLFEEGAKTFLGTTIPAGPKTLAGALDSLNRALDTLFNHPNMPPFVCRQLIQRLVTSNPSPAYVNRVANAFINNGSGVRGDMKAVIRQILLDDEARNPFISTTIAFGKLREPVVRFLNWARGWAATSASGAWNIGDLSSAADGLGQSPMHSPSVFNFFRPGYVPTNSDLGKYNLNGPEFQITNESTVSGYVNFMQRAVSGQILTDLKPNYGTLTAIAANSGALLDEINLVLAGGELSAATLATLKAAVDTISADNDTGKLNRVYAALTLVLASPEYIVQK from the coding sequence ATGAGAGAACTTCAATGCCTCGAGGCGCCGTTCGAGGCAAAGAGTGGGCCCAGTCAGTCAATTCATCAGGGGACCGTTACGCCGGCTCCTCCGGCTTCGCCCATCGATGAAATCAAGGATATTGCCGCGATTGCCGCCCTTTCTGCGGGCGCTGCTGCGTTGTTGACGGCTTGCGGGGGCGGCGGCGGGGGTGGAGGTGGCGGCGGCAGCTTTGCCGGCCTGGCCGCCCCCAGCACTACAACGAAAACCGCGGATGCCGCGCAACCCACCATGGGTGTCACGATTCCCGACTCGCCGATCGTCGCAGGTGCGGCGACCACCACGTACACCACACCCGCAAATAACAAAGATGCGGCGCGTTTCCTCTCGCAGGCCTCGCCGGGCGCCACCAAGGCGCAGATCACCGCGATGCAGGCGATGAGCTATTCGGCCTGGATCGATGCACAGTTCGCCCTGCCCCGCAGCCAGACTAACGTCGACTGGCTCTCGTCCCAAGGCTACGGGTCAACCGCCTATCTCGGACACGCGGACGGCCTCGACAACACGGTATGGCGCAAGTTCATCTCGAGTCCCGACCTGCTGCGGCAACGCATCACTCTGGCGCTGTGCGAGATATTCGTCGTGTCCATCGACGGCCTCAACGCCTACTACCCACAGTTTTCGGTGGGCTACTTTCTGGACGTGCTGGAGGGCAACGCGTTCGGCAACTACCGCACCCTGTTGTACGACGTGTCGCGCAGCGCGGCCATGGGCACGTATCTGACCTATGTAGGGAACCAGTTGGGCGACCCGGCGACAGGAAGTGAACCCGACGAGAACTACGCGCGTGAAATCATGCAGCTGTTCACCATAGGTTTGTACAAGCTCAACAACGACGGCACGCAAGTGCTGGTCAACGGCGCTCCGGTCGAAACCTATTCGCAGGCCGACGTCAGCGGGCTGGCCCGTGTGTTCACCGGCTGGTTCAACGACACCAGCAGCGGGACGGAAACACCGGTGGCCTTCACCCGGCCGATGGTGCAGGTGAACTCGCTTTTTGAGGAAGGCGCGAAGACATTCCTTGGAACGACGATCCCGGCGGGCCCCAAGACGCTGGCTGGCGCCCTCGACAGCCTGAACCGCGCGCTCGACACGCTTTTCAATCACCCGAACATGCCGCCTTTTGTCTGCCGCCAGCTCATTCAGCGTCTGGTCACGAGCAACCCGAGCCCGGCCTATGTGAACCGCGTCGCCAATGCCTTCATCAACAACGGCAGCGGCGTTCGCGGCGACATGAAGGCGGTGATTCGTCAGATCCTCCTGGACGACGAGGCACGCAATCCGTTCATCAGTACGACGATCGCGTTCGGCAAGCTGCGCGAGCCGGTCGTGCGATTCCTGAATTGGGCGCGCGGCTGGGCCGCAACTTCGGCGAGCGGAGCGTGGAACATCGGCGACCTGTCGAGCGCGGCCGACGGCCTCGGCCAGAGCCCGATGCATTCCCCATCCGTCTTCAACTTTTTCAGGCCAGGCTACGTGCCGACCAACAGCGACCTCGGCAAATACAACCTCAACGGGCCGGAGTTCCAAATCACCAACGAGTCGACGGTGTCGGGCTACGTCAATTTCATGCAGCGCGCGGTCTCCGGCCAGATCCTCACTGACCTCAAACCCAACTACGGCACGCTGACCGCCATTGCCGCCAATTCAGGGGCGTTGCTCGACGAAATCAACCTGGTGCTAGCGGGCGGCGAGCTGTCTGCTGCCACGCTGGCCACGCTCAAGGCTGCCGTCGACACGATCTCGGCCGACAACGACACCGGCAAGCTGAACCGCGTCTATGCCGCCCTCACGCTCGTGCTGGCATCCCCCGAATACATCGTCCAGAAATAA
- a CDS encoding ArsC family reductase — protein sequence MITLFGIPNCDTVKRARAWLADKGLACRFHDFKKDGVPEVLLDQWLDDPGWETLVNRRGTTWRRLDDAARALVVDAASAKAVLLANPSLIKRPVVAWEGTNGATTVGFDAGQWQQEASQLPK from the coding sequence ATGATCACCCTCTTCGGCATCCCCAATTGCGACACCGTCAAACGCGCCAGAGCCTGGCTGGCCGACAAAGGCCTTGCCTGCCGCTTTCACGATTTCAAGAAGGACGGCGTGCCTGAAGTGCTGCTGGACCAGTGGCTCGACGATCCAGGATGGGAAACGCTGGTCAACCGTCGCGGCACCACCTGGCGACGGCTGGACGACGCGGCTCGCGCTTTGGTGGTCGATGCGGCGTCGGCCAAGGCGGTACTGCTTGCGAATCCCAGCCTGATCAAGCGGCCGGTAGTCGCATGGGAAGGCACGAACGGCGCCACCACCGTGGGGTTCGACGCTGGGCAATGGCAGCAAGAAGCATCGCAACTGCCCAAGTAG
- a CDS encoding DUF1501 domain-containing protein, translating to MTDSSFRSGRPPSSAHFPGVQPDNASRREFLRRTGALSIAASATPWALSLAAMGEAAAATAGDYKALVCIFLYGGNDYANTLVAYDQPTYNMYNSLRSNIAIGRDLLASTVLAPAIALPNGRQYALAPTLAPLLPIFNTGALSIALNVGTLVQPTTKAQYNARSVPLPPKLFSHNDQSSYWQASAPEGASSGWGGRMGDLLAGGNGNATFTCVSVAGNAVYLSGNQMSQYQVASSGPVAVAGIKSAMFGSAACSTALNGLMMNTRTQLLENSYAAVSRRALTANDELSSALAGANVATTFPAGNSLADQLKLVAKMISVSSTLGAKRQVFFVSMGGFDNHDGLGGAGGTHALLLAGVANAMSAFYQATKDLGVSQQVTTFTASDFGRTLNSNSSGSDHGWGGVQFVMGDAVKGKSFIGAAPTLANDGPDDVGQGRLVPTTGVDQFGATLANWFGVSPSDQISVLPNLKNYSTRNLGFMG from the coding sequence ATGACAGATTCTTCTTTTCGATCCGGCCGCCCTCCTTCGTCGGCTCACTTCCCTGGCGTCCAGCCCGACAACGCATCGCGCCGTGAATTTTTGCGTCGCACCGGCGCGCTGTCGATTGCGGCGTCGGCCACGCCATGGGCGCTCAGCCTGGCTGCCATGGGCGAGGCGGCAGCCGCCACGGCCGGCGACTACAAGGCACTCGTCTGCATTTTTCTGTATGGCGGCAACGACTACGCCAACACACTGGTCGCCTATGACCAGCCCACTTACAACATGTACAACAGCCTGCGCAGCAACATCGCGATCGGCCGCGACCTGCTGGCGTCGACCGTACTCGCACCTGCCATCGCCTTGCCAAACGGCCGCCAGTACGCACTGGCGCCGACGCTCGCACCGCTGCTGCCGATCTTCAACACAGGTGCCCTTTCGATCGCGCTCAACGTAGGCACGCTGGTGCAGCCGACGACCAAGGCGCAGTACAACGCGCGCTCGGTTCCGCTGCCACCCAAGCTCTTCTCGCACAACGATCAATCCTCGTACTGGCAGGCCTCGGCGCCCGAGGGTGCATCGTCGGGTTGGGGCGGGCGCATGGGCGACCTGCTGGCCGGCGGCAACGGCAACGCGACCTTCACCTGCGTGTCGGTGGCTGGCAACGCGGTGTACCTGTCGGGCAACCAGATGTCGCAATACCAGGTGGCTTCGAGCGGACCAGTCGCGGTCGCTGGCATCAAGTCGGCGATGTTCGGATCAGCCGCTTGCTCGACCGCGCTCAACGGCTTGATGATGAACACGCGTACCCAGTTGCTGGAGAACAGCTACGCCGCGGTGTCACGTCGCGCGCTCACCGCGAACGACGAGCTCAGCAGCGCACTCGCCGGTGCCAATGTCGCGACGACTTTTCCCGCAGGCAACTCGCTGGCCGATCAGTTGAAGCTCGTCGCCAAAATGATTTCCGTCAGCAGCACGCTCGGCGCCAAGCGGCAGGTGTTCTTCGTCTCGATGGGGGGCTTCGACAACCACGATGGCCTGGGCGGTGCCGGTGGCACGCACGCCTTGCTGCTCGCGGGTGTGGCCAACGCCATGTCGGCCTTCTACCAGGCGACCAAAGACCTGGGTGTCTCGCAGCAAGTCACGACGTTCACCGCGTCGGACTTCGGCCGCACGCTCAACAGCAATTCGAGCGGCTCCGACCACGGCTGGGGCGGCGTGCAGTTCGTCATGGGCGATGCCGTTAAGGGCAAGTCGTTTATCGGCGCCGCGCCCACGCTGGCCAACGACGGGCCCGACGACGTGGGGCAAGGTCGGCTGGTGCCGACCACCGGCGTCGACCAGTTCGGAGCCACTCTAGCCAACTGGTTCGGCGTGTCGCCGAGCGACCAGATTTCTGTGCTTCCCAACCTGAAGAACTACAGCACGCGCAATCTCGGCTTCATGGGGTGA
- the plsY gene encoding glycerol-3-phosphate 1-O-acyltransferase PlsY yields MSSYLPFPAAAIIAIVAAYLIGSLSFAVIVSKAFGMADPRSYGSGNPGATNVLRSGNKTAALVTLLLDAAKGWLPVFLIRHFGAEWGVGPGVEGIAAVAGLAAFLGHLYPVFFSFKGGKGVATAIGVIVGIAPLLGLATCATWIVIALFFRYSSLASLAVAFFAPSYYLIGGNIAWPLHRTVLVALILMSLLLFWRHRENIRRLAAGTESKLGSKKKV; encoded by the coding sequence TTGAGTTCATATCTGCCATTCCCTGCCGCCGCCATCATTGCCATCGTCGCGGCCTACCTGATCGGCTCGCTGTCGTTCGCGGTGATCGTGAGCAAGGCCTTTGGCATGGCGGACCCGCGCAGTTATGGCAGCGGCAATCCGGGCGCCACCAACGTGCTGCGCTCGGGTAACAAAACGGCGGCGCTGGTGACCTTGCTGCTGGACGCAGCGAAGGGCTGGTTACCGGTTTTTTTGATCCGGCACTTCGGCGCGGAATGGGGCGTAGGTCCGGGCGTCGAAGGCATCGCCGCGGTGGCCGGGCTCGCAGCGTTTCTCGGCCATTTGTATCCGGTGTTCTTCTCGTTCAAGGGCGGCAAGGGTGTTGCCACAGCGATCGGTGTGATCGTCGGCATCGCGCCTTTGTTGGGGCTCGCGACGTGCGCGACCTGGATCGTCATCGCGCTGTTTTTTCGGTACTCATCGCTGGCCTCGCTGGCGGTTGCGTTCTTCGCACCGTCCTACTACCTGATCGGCGGCAACATCGCCTGGCCCTTGCATCGCACCGTACTGGTCGCGCTCATCCTCATGAGCTTGCTGCTGTTCTGGCGGCACCGTGAAAATATCCGTCGGCTCGCTGCCGGCACCGAGTCGAAGCTCGGCTCCAAAAAGAAAGTCTGA
- a CDS encoding TIGR02281 family clan AA aspartic protease yields MLASASVLAQAETSVMLTGTIGSRAILIVNGGAPKTVAVGETFQGVKLVALQAEQATVESGGKRIALRMDTPASIGGGGPSGGGNRIVLPADSRGHFMSQGTINGRTVNFMLDTGATTVAMSAADATRIGLDYSKGTPVRVSTANGVTAGYRLRLNSVRVGDVEVYDVDAIVSEQSMPFILLGNSFINRFSMRRDADQMVLEKRF; encoded by the coding sequence ATGCTCGCGAGTGCTTCCGTGCTCGCGCAGGCCGAAACCTCGGTGATGCTCACCGGCACCATAGGCAGCCGAGCCATCCTGATCGTCAACGGAGGCGCACCCAAGACTGTTGCCGTCGGTGAGACCTTCCAAGGCGTGAAGCTGGTCGCGCTGCAGGCCGAACAGGCCACAGTCGAGTCCGGCGGCAAGCGCATTGCCTTGCGAATGGACACGCCCGCCAGCATCGGTGGCGGCGGCCCGAGCGGCGGCGGCAACCGCATCGTGCTGCCGGCCGACAGCCGCGGCCACTTCATGTCGCAGGGCACCATCAACGGTCGCACGGTCAACTTCATGCTGGACACCGGCGCCACCACGGTTGCGATGTCGGCCGCCGATGCCACGCGCATCGGGCTCGACTACAGCAAGGGCACGCCAGTGCGCGTCAGCACGGCCAACGGTGTGACGGCGGGTTACCGGCTGCGACTCAATTCCGTGCGAGTCGGGGATGTCGAGGTGTACGACGTCGACGCCATCGTGTCTGAGCAGTCGATGCCATTCATCCTGCTCGGCAACAGCTTCATCAACCGCTTCTCGATGCGGCGCGACGCCGATCAGATGGTGCTGGAGAAACGCTTCTGA
- a CDS encoding YajQ family cyclic di-GMP-binding protein, protein MPSFDTVCEPNLPEVKNAVENTAKEIGTRFDFKGTAAAVELKDKEITMIGDAEFQLVQVEDILRAKLTKRSVDVRFLDKGDVQKIGGDKVKQVIKVKSGIESEQAKKITRLLKDSKMKVTSAIQGDAVRVTGAKRDDLQAAMALIKKDVPDMPLSFNNFRD, encoded by the coding sequence ATGCCGTCTTTCGACACCGTCTGCGAACCCAACTTGCCCGAGGTCAAAAACGCCGTCGAGAACACCGCCAAAGAAATCGGCACCCGCTTCGACTTCAAGGGCACGGCCGCTGCGGTCGAGCTCAAGGACAAGGAAATCACCATGATCGGCGACGCTGAATTCCAGCTCGTGCAGGTCGAAGACATCCTCCGCGCCAAGCTCACCAAGCGCAGCGTCGACGTGCGCTTTCTCGACAAGGGCGACGTGCAGAAGATCGGCGGCGACAAGGTCAAGCAGGTCATCAAGGTCAAGAGCGGCATCGAGAGCGAGCAGGCCAAGAAGATCACGCGCCTGTTGAAAGACAGCAAGATGAAAGTCACCTCCGCCATTCAGGGCGATGCGGTGCGCGTGACCGGCGCCAAGCGCGACGATCTGCAGGCGGCCATGGCACTCATCAAGAAGGACGTGCCCGACATGCCGCTGTCGTTCAACAACTTCAGGGATTGA
- the murB gene encoding UDP-N-acetylmuramate dehydrogenase, which yields MIVESNVPLQPYNSFGIVARAQHLARITGEADVQALRDDAEWRDAPRFVLGGGSNIVLTGDVKQLVLKVEIKGLRLVEETPRAWIVEAGAGENWHDVVRWTVENGFPGLENLALIPGTVGGAPVQNIGAYGVELQDRFESLDAIDIDTGRTFTLDAAQCAFGYRDSVFKHVPAGPNDFGLAGRALITRVRFRLPRPWKPVLGYVDLEKKMAEAANIEPTAMQIFDWIVAIRRAKLPDWRVLGNAGSFFKNPTVTPEQCADIIARDPKIVHYPMDDGSIKLAAGWLIDACGWKGKSVGNAGVYERQALVLVNRGGNADPVTGGEVMTLAKAIQTSVYERFGIRLEPEPVVV from the coding sequence ATGATCGTGGAGTCGAACGTCCCCCTGCAGCCTTACAACAGCTTTGGCATCGTCGCGCGCGCGCAGCATCTGGCGCGCATCACCGGCGAGGCGGATGTGCAGGCACTGCGCGACGATGCCGAGTGGCGCGATGCGCCGCGCTTCGTGCTCGGTGGCGGCAGCAACATCGTGCTCACCGGCGACGTCAAGCAGCTGGTGCTGAAGGTCGAGATCAAGGGTTTGCGGCTGGTCGAAGAAACGCCGCGCGCGTGGATCGTCGAGGCGGGCGCTGGCGAAAACTGGCACGACGTGGTCCGCTGGACCGTGGAAAATGGCTTTCCGGGGTTGGAGAACCTGGCGCTCATTCCCGGCACGGTCGGCGGTGCGCCGGTGCAGAACATCGGCGCCTATGGCGTCGAGCTGCAAGACCGCTTCGAATCGCTCGATGCGATCGACATAGACACCGGCCGCACCTTCACGCTCGATGCCGCGCAGTGCGCTTTCGGCTATCGCGATTCGGTATTCAAGCACGTGCCGGCCGGCCCCAACGACTTCGGGTTGGCGGGCCGTGCACTGATCACCCGCGTGCGCTTTCGCTTGCCACGGCCGTGGAAGCCGGTGCTCGGCTACGTCGATCTTGAAAAGAAGATGGCCGAGGCAGCCAACATCGAGCCGACCGCCATGCAAATCTTCGACTGGATCGTCGCGATCCGCCGTGCCAAGTTGCCCGACTGGCGGGTGCTCGGCAATGCCGGCAGCTTCTTCAAGAACCCGACAGTCACGCCCGAGCAGTGCGCCGACATCATCGCGCGCGATCCCAAGATCGTGCACTACCCGATGGACGACGGCAGCATCAAGCTGGCGGCCGGCTGGCTCATCGACGCCTGCGGCTGGAAGGGCAAATCGGTTGGCAACGCCGGCGTGTACGAGCGCCAGGCGCTGGTGCTGGTGAACCGCGGCGGCAATGCCGACCCGGTGACGGGCGGTGAGGTGATGACGTTGGCCAAGGCCATACAGACCAGCGTGTACGAGCGTTTCGGTATCCGGCTGGAGCCCGAGCCGGTCGTGGTCTGA
- a CDS encoding alpha/beta fold hydrolase yields MYQALRVSRSEFVPVRNLDYHVRLWGEPSATRPPLVLLHGWMDVGASWQFVVDALAEERFVIAPDWRGFGLTEGGGVDNYWMPDYLADLDWLLDHYVGQAGAPESVAVDLVGHSMGGNVAMHYAGVRPQRIRRLVNLEGFGMPGLAPSEAPQRYGKWIDELKRLHRGEMALAAYPAADGVARRLMKTNPKLTQDKADWLASHWAGTSLNADGNERWEILGDAAHKIINAHIFRVDEVLALYACITAPLLAVEAADDSLSKWWKGRYSLDEYHARLKSVKDARVARIEDAGHMLHHDRPERVAELIQDFLAG; encoded by the coding sequence ATGTACCAAGCCCTCCGCGTCTCCCGCAGCGAATTCGTGCCCGTGCGAAACCTCGATTACCACGTGCGGCTCTGGGGCGAGCCATCGGCCACGCGGCCTCCGCTGGTGCTGCTGCACGGCTGGATGGACGTCGGCGCTTCATGGCAGTTCGTGGTCGATGCGCTGGCCGAGGAGCGCTTCGTTATCGCACCCGACTGGCGCGGTTTCGGCCTGACCGAAGGTGGCGGCGTCGACAACTACTGGATGCCAGATTACCTGGCCGATCTGGACTGGCTGCTCGACCATTACGTGGGTCAGGCAGGGGCCCCGGAGAGTGTGGCGGTCGACCTGGTCGGGCACAGCATGGGCGGCAACGTCGCGATGCACTACGCCGGCGTGCGGCCGCAGCGCATCCGCCGGCTCGTCAACCTCGAGGGCTTCGGCATGCCCGGCCTGGCGCCGAGCGAAGCGCCGCAGCGCTATGGCAAATGGATCGATGAACTCAAGCGCCTGCACCGCGGCGAAATGGCGCTGGCCGCCTACCCGGCCGCCGACGGCGTGGCGCGCCGCCTGATGAAGACCAACCCGAAGTTGACCCAGGACAAAGCGGACTGGCTGGCGAGTCACTGGGCCGGCACCAGCCTCAACGCCGATGGCAACGAGCGCTGGGAAATCCTGGGCGATGCGGCGCACAAGATCATCAACGCGCACATCTTTCGGGTCGACGAGGTGCTGGCCTTGTACGCCTGCATCACCGCACCGCTGCTGGCGGTCGAAGCGGCTGACGACAGCCTGAGCAAATGGTGGAAGGGCCGCTATTCATTGGATGAATACCACGCGCGCTTGAAGTCGGTCAAAGACGCACGGGTTGCGCGCATCGAGGATGCCGGTCACATGCTGCATCACGATCGGCCGGAACGCGTGGCCGAGTTGATCCAGGATTTTCTTGCAGGCTGA
- a CDS encoding RidA family protein: MPEITRFHVGPRLSETAVHNGTVYLAGQVPDDTTLDMRGQTAEVLGMVERLLAEAGSDKSRILMAQIFLNDIADITVMNEIWDAWIPAGHTPPRATVQAKMANAAYKIEIVVTAAQL, from the coding sequence ATGCCCGAAATCACCCGCTTCCACGTCGGCCCACGCTTGTCCGAGACCGCCGTGCACAACGGCACCGTGTACCTCGCGGGCCAGGTGCCGGACGACACCACGCTGGACATGCGTGGCCAGACCGCTGAAGTGCTCGGCATGGTTGAGCGATTGCTTGCGGAAGCGGGCAGCGACAAGTCGCGCATCCTGATGGCCCAAATTTTCTTGAATGACATTGCAGACATCACGGTGATGAACGAGATCTGGGACGCATGGATTCCGGCAGGCCACACGCCGCCGCGCGCCACGGTGCAGGCCAAGATGGCGAATGCGGCCTACAAGATCGAGATCGTCGTCACCGCCGCGCAGCTCTGA